One genomic region from Amycolatopsis sp. FBCC-B4732 encodes:
- a CDS encoding S8 family serine peptidase: MVVKFVRDEGAEVAAEDASTLNELPTPPRQLLDRHGARVLDPATAVVAAGQPVPRTTVYRPGTFLLPNRYLRDPEALAAINRVLARIGIYATPADGGGDDQGYGRVRELADVPVRALLRVREDSDPVVVDCWKALQLLRAAASGEKPEIDPEIVKEMSVEHLLFTSPVFGGVPWETSGLGGTPWETSGFGAGSSYGRTHGANRIPVTLAAEPPYRSRKPAHRRPVIAVLDTGIGPHPWFGLADRSGPPSPGSGLAVAPDIQAAILQAEVDSGSTLPTQLLADYWDAPTTGQPLIGDIDTDTGHGLFIAGIIRQACPEADTLAIRVVHSDGVAYEGDVLLALHLLADRVRNAQADNRPEDLVDIVSISMGYYVEDPADVAFTGQFGSVIAELLGLGVLVVAAAGNDATTRRFYPAAFADQPLGPGCGPQVISVGALNPDVTTSKALFSNEGPWVRCWATGAGVVSTYPTDVRGTAAADHQVPELGRNSFDPDDYSAGFAVWDGTSFAAPLAAAEIGNALLHHAGDLATVDRETVVKRAWSALGSL, from the coding sequence ATGGTCGTCAAGTTCGTCCGGGACGAGGGCGCGGAAGTTGCGGCGGAGGACGCGAGCACGCTGAACGAGCTCCCGACCCCGCCGAGGCAATTGCTCGACCGGCACGGCGCACGCGTGCTGGACCCGGCGACCGCGGTCGTCGCCGCCGGGCAGCCGGTGCCGCGCACGACGGTGTACCGGCCCGGCACGTTCCTCCTGCCCAACCGGTACCTGCGCGACCCGGAGGCGCTGGCCGCGATCAACCGCGTGCTCGCGCGCATCGGCATCTACGCGACCCCGGCCGACGGCGGCGGTGACGACCAGGGGTACGGCCGCGTCCGGGAGCTCGCCGACGTGCCCGTCCGCGCGCTGCTGCGGGTCCGCGAGGACTCCGACCCGGTCGTCGTCGACTGCTGGAAGGCGCTGCAGCTGCTGCGGGCCGCGGCTTCGGGCGAGAAGCCCGAAATCGACCCCGAAATCGTCAAGGAGATGTCCGTCGAGCACCTGCTCTTCACGTCGCCGGTGTTCGGCGGGGTGCCGTGGGAGACCAGCGGCCTCGGCGGCACGCCCTGGGAGACCAGCGGGTTCGGCGCGGGCAGCTCGTACGGGCGCACCCACGGCGCGAACCGGATCCCGGTGACGCTGGCCGCCGAACCGCCGTACCGCAGCCGCAAGCCCGCGCACCGGCGGCCGGTGATCGCCGTGCTCGACACCGGCATCGGCCCGCACCCGTGGTTCGGGCTGGCCGACCGCTCCGGGCCGCCGTCGCCCGGCTCCGGGCTCGCCGTCGCACCCGACATCCAGGCCGCGATCCTGCAGGCCGAGGTCGACTCCGGGAGCACCCTGCCGACCCAGCTGCTCGCCGACTACTGGGACGCGCCGACGACCGGCCAGCCGCTGATCGGCGACATCGACACCGACACCGGGCACGGCCTGTTCATCGCCGGCATCATCCGGCAGGCCTGCCCCGAAGCCGACACGCTCGCGATCCGCGTCGTGCACAGCGACGGCGTCGCGTACGAGGGCGACGTGCTGCTCGCGCTGCACCTGCTCGCCGACCGCGTCCGGAACGCGCAGGCGGACAACCGGCCCGAGGACCTGGTCGACATCGTCTCGATCTCGATGGGCTACTACGTCGAGGACCCGGCGGACGTCGCGTTCACCGGCCAGTTCGGCTCGGTCATCGCCGAGCTGCTCGGGCTCGGCGTGCTGGTCGTCGCGGCCGCGGGCAACGACGCCACGACCCGCCGCTTCTACCCGGCCGCCTTCGCCGACCAGCCGCTCGGGCCCGGCTGCGGCCCGCAGGTGATCAGCGTCGGCGCGCTCAACCCCGACGTCACCACCAGCAAGGCGCTGTTCTCGAACGAAGGCCCGTGGGTGCGCTGCTGGGCGACCGGCGCCGGCGTCGTCAGCACCTACCCGACCGACGTCCGCGGCACCGCGGCCGCCGACCACCAGGTGCCCGAGCTCGGCCGCAACTCCTTCGACCCCGACGACTACAGCGCCGGCTTCGCGGTCTGGGACGGCACGTCGTTCGCCGCGCCGCTCGCCGCCGCCGAGATCGGCAATGCCCTGCTGCACCACGCCGGAGACCTGGCCACGGTCGACCGCGAAACGGTCGTCAAGCGGGCCTGGTCCGCGCTGGGTTCGCTGTGA